In Silene latifolia isolate original U9 population chromosome X, ASM4854445v1, whole genome shotgun sequence, the following proteins share a genomic window:
- the LOC141620557 gene encoding uncharacterized protein LOC141620557, translated as MSDNYKDWPLKIPFALWGYRTSIKTATGATPYYLVYRMEAIHPIELEVPSLTILLERQVPEADWIQARYDSLVLLDERRLNALYQVRLYQKRIERAFNKKVKPRKIKEGDLMLKSVRALLPIDTWGKFKPNWAGPYLRKRILTGGAVRLTDLDGNDFSNPTNPDQLKKYYP; from the coding sequence ATGTCTGATAACTATAAagattggccattgaagataCCCTTTGCCTTGTGGGGATATAGAACTTCAATCAAAACAGCCACGGGGGCAACCCCGTACTACTTGGTTTATAGGATGGAGGCAATTCACCCCATAGAACTAGAGGTACCATCCTTAACGATATTACTTGAGAGACAAGTTCCTGAAGCAGATTGGATCCAAGCTAGATATGACTCTTTGGTTTTACTGGATGAACGACGCTTGAACGCGTTGTATCAGGTTcgactctatcagaaaaggatagaaAGGGCTTTTAATAAGAAGGTGAAACCTAGAaaaatcaaagaaggagatttgatGTTGAAATCGGTTCGTGCACTATTGCCAATAGACACGTGGGGTAAATTTAAACCAAATTGGGCAGGCCCATATTTGAGGAAAAGAATTCTGACAGGAGGAGCGGTTCGGCTGACTgatctagatggaaacgactttTCGAATCCTACAAATCCAGACCAGTTGAAAAAATACTATCCCTAA
- the LOC141620558 gene encoding uncharacterized protein LOC141620558: MGVSQIPYPRDEVQKLRKEALEPNHLTRADCPFRVEKATNAPTAQAKEPTVVEALSEGITQEVPLIKQLQKTKADVSIWELILSSFEHRHALLQALISMNMSPDIAPNDVVAHVVQNPPRLVNAVTFSDEGLLSIGPKHGLAMYIAVTCLQKHVPMTLVDDGSAVNVLPLRTAHVLGLDKKDVTPTTQTVRAFDGTIHRVTEIVDLVVQTGLIERKVSCHVIDMASSFNLLLGRPWIHGVKALSSTLHRKIKIPLKGETVTIDATPIVVTGGDLVLEVILDTSNDDCGFEVIKVIDYCPELENMDLYTRSHVCETILKTGKYFGFSLYPRKEDTLVLKGVVLKGTTFGLGYEPTEQDLKKKRRTVTDRKAYPLTLNGYFVKAGEAERCLDFREPLFDEKSKKLVPGIEIFQDCHYIPEDVLSVTPRKAKLTPVEDGNALAPKGTISGWRKTIKWTDNRDLLFKMTTEEGEMLNPDDDSESESEVLGLSLKNRMLKTTLHQSFLLTCLPLDLFAYDSSPLHCNPISENVGFNNDFENEVGKGQVEEEEEEIVPPPQLVKRLEEYDQRNSVIEDTETINVGTTLEPRELKIGTTLDPTEKQGFIDLLNEFKDVFAWSYRDMPGIDREIEEHKIPIKPGFKPIKQKLRRMRTEWSLKVKEEIHKQLKAGFIKVSEYSVWVANVVPVPKKDGKVRVWTSGI; this comes from the exons atgggggtgtcacaaatccCCTATCCTCGGGACGAAGTCCAAAAGCTAAGGAAAGAGGCTCTCGAGCCCAATCACTTGACACGAGCTGACTGCCCATTTCGAGTGGAAAAGGCCACCAATGCTCCAACTGCACAAGCTAAGGAACCTACTGTAGTCGAGGCCCTTAGTGAGGGGATAACCCAAGAGGTCCCTCTCATTAAGCAGctacaaaagactaaggccgatgtTTCTATCTGGGAGCTCATTTTGAGTTCATTCGAACATCGACACGCCCTATTACAAGCACTAATAAGCATGAACATGTCTCCAGATATTGCTCCAAATGACGTGGTGGCCCATGTTGTCCAAAATCCACCACGACTTGTCAATGCGGTAACCTTTTCTGATGAGGGTCTACTCTCTATAGGGCCCAAACACGGCCTAGCCATGTACATTGCTGTGACATGTCTTCAAAAGCATGTCCCTATGACCCTTGTCGATGACGGGTCAGCTGTTAATGTTCTACCACTAAGGACAGCACACGTTTTAGGCCTTGACAAAAAGGACGTCACTCCAACCACTCAAACGGTTCGAGCCTTTGATGGGACGATTCACAGGGTAACCGAGATTGTCGACCTAGTAGTTCAAACTGGGCTCATTGAAAGGAAGGTTAGTTGTCACGTCATTGATATggcctcatccttcaacttattactgggaaggccctggatccatgGAGTGAAAGCTTTATCCTCCACTTTGCAtagaaaaatcaaaatccctctCAAAGGAGAAACTGTCACCATCGATGCTACCCCTATCGTAGTAACTGGGGGGGATCTGGTTTTAGAAGTAATACTCGATACCTCAAATGATGATTGTGGGTTCGAGGTTATAAAAGTAATCGACTATTGTCCTGAATTAGAAAACATGGACTTGTATACTAGAAGTCACGTCTGTGAAACCattctcaagactgggaagtacttTGGTTTCTCGCTATACCCTCGAAAGGAGGATACCCTGGTACTAAAGGGCGTTGTCCTTAAAGGAACGACGTTCGGGTTGGGATACGAGCCCACTGAACAAGATCTCAAAAAGAAAAGAAGGACGGTTACAGATCGAAAAGCTTATCCACTAACACTGAACGGATACTTCGTGAAAGCCGGAGAAGCAGAACGTTGTCTCGACTTTCGCGAACCTCTTTTTGACGAAAAGAGTAAGAAGTTGGTCCCTGGAATTGAAATATTCCAAGATTGTCACTACATTCCAGAGGATGTGCTATCCGTGACACCCAGAAAGGCCAAACTTACACCAGTCGAAGACGGGAATGCCTTAG CTCCTAAAGGGACTATATCTGGATGGAGGAAAACTATCAAATGGACTGATAACAGAGATTTGCTCTTCAAGATGACCACAGAAGAAGGAGAGATGCTTAATCCAGATGatgattctgagtctgagtctga AGTCTTAGGGTTGAGTCTAAAGAATCGAATGTTGAAAACAACCCTTCACCAGTCTTTCCTTTTGACGTGCCTTCCCCTAGAtctg tttgcttacgactcgtctcctTTACATTGCAATCCCATTTCTGAAAATGTTGGTTTTAATAATGACTTTGAGAATGAGGTTGGGAAGGGACAAgttgaagaagaggaagaggagatAGTACCGCCTCCGCAATTGGTTAAGAGGTTGGAGGAATACGACCAAAGAAACTCTGTTATCGAAGATACGgaaaccatcaatgtaggaaccaccTTAGAACCCAGAGAACTCAAAATAGGTACCACTCTAGATCCTACAGAAAAACAAGGGTTCATAGATTTGCTgaatgagttcaaagatgtcttTGCATGGTCATACagagacatgccaggaatcgatagGGAAATTGAGGAACACAAAATCCCAATCAAGCCAGGGTTTAAACCAATTAAACAAAAATTACGTAGAATGCGTACTgagtggtctttgaaagtcaaagaagaaatccataAACAACTCAAGGCTGGGTTTATTAAAGTATCCGAGTACTCAGTTTGGGTAGCCAATGTAGTACCAGTACCTAAGAAGGATGGGAAAGTCCGTGTGTGGACTTCCGGGATTTGA